In one window of Canis aureus isolate CA01 chromosome 25, VMU_Caureus_v.1.0, whole genome shotgun sequence DNA:
- the AQP6 gene encoding aquaporin-6 produces MLLGDLWRAASRALFAEFLATGLYVFFGVGSALPWPTGLPTVLQTAITFNLATAVAVQITWKTSGGHINPAVTLAFLVGSQISLPRAMAYVAAQLAGATLGAAVLYGVIPGDIRETLGVNMVRSSTSTGQAVAVELVLTLQLVLCIFASTDSRQTSGSPATMIGISLSLGHLIGIYFTGCSMNPARSFGPAIIVGKFKVHWVFWVGPLTGAVLASLIYNFILFPDTKTMTQRLAILMGTETVETVAKVEQENKESQPSSGDTEMENVCQMA; encoded by the exons ATGCTGCTGGGCGACCTCTGGAGAGCGGCCAGCAGGGCGCTGTTCGCGGAGTTCCTGGCCACGGGGCTCTACGTGTTCTTCGGGGTGGGCTCGGCCCTGCCCTGGCCCACGGGGCTTCCCACCGTGCTCCAGACGGCCATCACCTTCAACCTGGCCACGGCCGTGGCTGTGCAGATCACCTGGAAGACCAGTGGGGGCCACATCAACCCTGCCGTGACTCTGGCCTTCCTCGTGGGCTCCCAGATCTCCCTGCCCCGTGCCATGGCCTATGTGGCTGCCCAGCTGGCGGGGGCCACCCTGGGGGCTGCCGTGCTTTACGGGGTCATACCGGGGGACATCCGAGAGACCCTGGGGGTTAACATG GTCCGGAGCAGCACCTCGACCGGCCAGGCCGTGGCAGTGGAGCTGGTTCTGACTCTGCAGCTGGTGCTCTGTATTTTTGCTTCCACCGACAGCCGTcagacatcaggctccccggcCACCATGATCGGGATCTCTCTGTCATTGGGCCACCTCATTGGG ATCTACTTCACCGGCTGCTCCATGAACCCGGCCCGCTCCTTCGGCCCTGCCATCATCGTTggaaagttcaaggtccactgg gTTTTCTGGGTGGGACCCCTGACAGGAGCTGTCCTGGCTTCACTGATCTACAACTTTATCCTGTTCCCTGACACCAAGACCATGACCCAGCGGCTGGCCATCCTCATGGGTACCGAAACAGTAGAGACAGTGGCCAAGGTGGAGCAAGAGAATAAAGAATCTCAGCCCAGTTCAGGGGATACTGAAATGGAGAATGTGTGTCAGATGGCATAG